A window of the Henckelia pumila isolate YLH828 chromosome 3, ASM3356847v2, whole genome shotgun sequence genome harbors these coding sequences:
- the LOC140890851 gene encoding uncharacterized protein produces the protein MSLERFGGGKWPELVRHKRSKSSPNCKEPEQDMQDQSTEAVDGEKSNLGCSNDCTYRKKGQTPSADDIQYSLKQEILQLEKRLHDQITVRGALEKALGYRTSSNDISNETTVPKPATELIRDIAILELEVGHLEQYLLSLYRKAFDQKIPSLSPSKKHQDLKPPLSPPRRRRLDFSRSDISSARVKFSPQTEIPTVSNTRKEIYGPTEETFNDSSVLRSHSSVYQYSSLENQNSPPAEAFGKALRACRSQPLSMIEYAQNTSSQVISLAEHLGTRISDHLIETPNKLSEQMVKCMSIIFCKLADTPLMNHGLSSPTSSLSSMSAFSPKDQCDLWSPGLRNDSSFDVRLDNPFHVEGLKDFSGPYSTMVEVNCLHSDSQKLGDTECLLQNFRSLISRLENIDPRKLAHEEKLAFWINVHNALVMHAFLAYGIPQNNTKRMLLLLKAAYNVGGQIVSADVIQNTILSCRMSRPGQWLRLLLSSRTKFKPGDARQKYAIERPEPLLHFALSSGSHSDPAVRIYTPKRVFQELEAAKEEYIRATFGVRKDKKIVLPKIVHSFSRDSGLCAAGIMEMIQHSLPESLRKSVKKRQLKNSLENIKWAPHDFAFRYLISKELVK, from the exons ATGAGTTTGGAAAGGTTTGGTGGTGGTAAATGGCCGGAGCTGGTCCGACACAAGCGCTCCAAGAG CTCCCCGAATTGCAAAGAACCGGAGCAAGATATGCAGGATCAGTCTACTGAAGCAGTTGATGGGGAAAAATCG AATTTGGGATGCTCCAATGACTGTACTTACAGGAAGAAGGGACAAACGCCAAGTGCTGATGATATCCAATATTCTTTGAAGCAAGAG ATATTGCAACTTGAAAAGAGATTACATGATCAAATTACTGTCCGTGGAGCTCTCGAAAAGGCTCTAGGTTATAGGACTTCCTCCAATGATATTTCCAACGAAACCACGGTTCCTAAG CCAGCCACAGAACTCATCAGAGATATTGCTATATTGGAGCTTGAAGTTGGGCATCTGGAACAGTATCTTCTTTCACTGTACAGGAAAGCATTTGATCAAAAAATACCTTCCTTGTCCCCATCCAAGAAACACCAAGATTTGAAACCACCGCTATCACCACCAAGAAGAAGGCGCCTAGATTTTTCGAGATCGGATATCTCGTCAGCAAGAGTGAAGTTTTCGCCTCAAACTGAAATTCCAACAGTATCTAATACaaggaaggaaatctatggtCCAACAGAAGAGACGTTCAATGATTCGAGTGTACTACGTTCTCATTCTTCTGTGTACCAATACTCATCTCTGGAAAACCAAAACTCACCTCCAGCAGAAGCCTTTGGGAAAGCTTTGCGGGCATGTCGTTCTCAACCATTATCCATGATAGAG TACGCGCAGAATACTTCTTCACAGGTCATCAGTCTTGCAGAACATCTTGGAACCCGTATCTCAGATCATCTCATAGAGACACCGAACAAGCTTTCAGAACAGATGGTCAAGTGCATGTCCATTATATTTTGCAAACTTGCTGATACTCCATTGATGAATCATGGCCTATCATCTCCCACTTCGTCTTTGTCATCAATGAGTGCATTTTCTCCGAAAGATCAATGCGACTTGTGGAGTCCAGGATTGAGAAATGATTCTTCCTTTGATGTTCGGCTGGATAATCCTTTCCATGTGGAAGGACTAAAAGATTTTAGTGGACCTTACAGCACAATGGTTGAAGTAAATTGTTTACATAGTGATAGCCAGAAATTGGGTGATACTGAATGTTTGTTGCAAAATTTTCG GAGTCTTATTTCTCGATTGGAAAATATCGATCCTCGAAAGTTGGCTCATGAGGAGAAGTTGGCATTTTGGATCAACGTACACAATGCTTTGGTGATGCAT GCATTTTTGGCTTATGGTATCCCCCAAAACAATACTAAGAGGATGTTACTACTCTTAAAG GCTGCCTATAATGTTGGAGGTCAAATTGTGAGTGCGGATGTCATCCAAAATACTATCCTGTCTTGCCGAATGTCTCGTCCAGGACAG TGGCTCAGGTTGCTACTTTCTTCGAGAACAAAATTTAAACCCGGTGATGCACGGCAAAAATATGCAATCGAACGTCCTGAGCCTCTTCTGCATTTCGCACTTTCATCTGGGAGCCATTCTGATCCTGCT GTTCGTATTTACACGCCCAAGAGGGTATTTCAAGAGCTGGAAGCAGCCAAGGAAGAGTACATTCGAGCGACTTTTGGTGTCCGAAAGGATAAGAAAATCGTTTTGCCCAAGATTGTTCACTCCTTTTCAAGGGATTCAGGTCTCTGTGCTGCTGGTATAATGGAGATGATACAGCATTCTTTGCCCGAGTCATTGAGGAAAAGCGTCAAGAAACGGCAACTGAAAAATTCTCTGGAGAACATCAAATGGGCTCCTCATGACTTTGCTTTCAGATATCTTATTTCAAAAGAGCTAGTGAAGTGA
- the LOC140892979 gene encoding CASP-like protein 5C1: MNGLQQRIKIKCAVITFNLQAYRYCVCRNQRDLCTDDMDLLPGASGTSASLALRLGQAIFAVASLLFMCFDVEFYSYTAFCFLVTIMALVIPWSLTLAVVDIFSLFIKHAARQPGILSIVVIGDWVLSFLALAASCSTASVTTILFAFGGSFCSQKICTRYQLSAAMAFLSWFLILASSLFNLWLLPATL, from the exons ATGAATGGGCTTCAGCAgaggattaaaattaaatgtgCTGTGATCACCTTTAATTTACAGGCATACAGATACTGTGTCTGCAGGAATCAGAGGGATTTATGTACAGATGATATGGATTTGTTGCCTGGGGCTTCGGGGACAAGTGCGAGCCTGGCTTTGAGATTGGGACAGGCCATTTTTGCCGTTGCTTCATTGCTCTTTATGTGTTTTGATGTCGAGTTTTACAGTTACACTGCTTTCTG TTTCCTGGTTACCATCATGGCTCTAGTGATTCCGTGGAGTTTGACATTAGCAGTGGTGGATATCTTTTCTCTTTTCATAAAACACGCAGCCCGTCAACCAGGGATACTTTCAATTGTTGTTATAGGGGATTGG GTCCTGTCGTTTTTGGCGTTGGCTGCATCTTGTTCAACGGCTAGTGTGACGACTATCCTGTTTGCTTTTGGAGGATCGTTCTGCAGCCAAAAGATATGCACCAGATATCAACTTTCTGCTGCCATGGCCTTCTTGTCGTGGTTTCTGATATTGGCATCATCCCTATTCAATCTTTGGCTACTTCCAGCTACCTTATAG